ttaaaattgtCATTAGTTCTGCAATATTAGCTGAAATGTAGTACAGAAAAGAATGTACATTTAGACATTTGGGTTCAGTTGCTTGTAGTCTGTAAATTTAAAACAGCTTAATTTTGTACAGGTTACACATATGGCCATTTATGTAAAGTCCCTCTAAGACTACatactttttgtttaaaacaaaattggaatTTGTTTTCCCTTCTTGGAAGGGAACATTGATATTTAACAGAGTTTTTAGAGACTGTCATCTCATATATAAAAAATGGACACGTGGCTGTAAAACACCATATAGGAGATGagtaatgtgttttattttatatgccaatctactttgtttaaaaaaggTTTAAATCAGGACTTGTGAAAACCTGTAGTGAAATACCTTAAGCTGTTAACTGTAAGGCGTGGAATAGGAGTTGCTCAGTGGATTGGTTATATGTTGTGGACTACTTAAGTCTGCATTTGTTACTGTGctaataaacaatattaaaaaccGCCTAATACTGCTgtgttcatttacttttattttgccttttggtTGCTGTTTGCAGATTCTTTTGAAATCAATAGGTATCTGCTTCTAAAACAAGcgaaaaataatgcatatttagtAGGTATTATTTACCCATATTAGGATCTGTACTTTACACAGCTGTAGATGTTGAGGTATCCTAGACAAGGTTAAATAATCTACCCCATTTAGGCTTCAAAGACGAACCCTACTGCGTTTTTTTAAAAGCGTTTTCTGACTTGCAGATGCTGTAGTAGCAAGTACATGAGAAATGGGTTCTGTCAGGGATAAACTGGTACACTGCCGTAGGGGGCATTTTGGCAGTACCTAAGTATACACATGGCATGACCCAGCAGTGCtgtttctgtgtgtctctttcattacagaatttaaaaagaattggtaactctgtctgtactaataTAGACTAAGTTGCATtagcaggaaacaaaacaaactggAAGGTACTTACTTAAAAATCATTATGAAAGCATTTGTCCATCTATGTAACATGTATGGAGGGAAAAGCTAgattaatatttaataactgGGGGAAAAGGTAAGGGGTGAGTTAGTGTCTGAGTGGTAATTTTTTGACCAAAAAATGAATTTATGATGAGAAATTTTGAAGAATTCTACTGTAGCAGCAATAGCTGATTTGTAAGTATTGTCTTTTATATGTAGTTCTTCACTTGAGCTCATGAAAAAAAGTATTCCATTTAAGATGTTACAAATTACTTGATGTTTTAATATGTTCTTTGCTGAATAgcttattttacatttcaatcaaaatagttatttcacagatgaaaccACTAGCTTGCTTACttccttttaaattaataaagttaCAGTCAGCCACATTGCTCAAGTCTTGCCAAAATCTTTagagaaacaacacaaattcaGACATCTAACTTAGACCATCTAGAGCCCAGTATTTTTGATACTTTCACTGTATATGACTAGTTTTCTAGAAATCTATTCCAGAAGATACAGTCTTCCTTCCAGAAAATACAGCTTTACTGTCCTTAAGTGCCTAATCATTTTCAAGAGGAGGAGCAAACAGTTTGCCCTCAAGTATCTGATCTATCAACAGGGATCTGGCTGAAGAAAAAACGGCCTTAGAGTGTGATGAACCTACTTACAGTACCTGGTACCTCAAATCATGCTAAACATTCTAATTTGACCCTAAATCATGGGTCTTAGTCTGTTTAGCAAAATCTCCACAAGATGAAATTTAGCTTACTACCCCAAACTGTTCAATGTTTTGGGTCCAATTTAGACATAAAAAGTGTTCTATAATCCTAGACGTTAGataaatgaactttttaaaaacaaagtcatgTCTGAGCTTAGAAGTTTGCATAatgtaacagaatgatttatggTATCTTCTGAAACAGCTTGGGGATAGGGGGAAGTTATACATAGGTGCATTTGCATAACTGTCCaaactttattttactgttttcacaAGTACAACATAAATAACAAAGGTGCTAATTTCAAAGACAGGTTTCGAACAATGAgaataagaatatattatttcataacAGGCAATAATAACCTTAGCCCAAATACTTTTAACATCTAAAGTGCATTAAATGACTTCCTTGGGAATTTTCCTGAGGACCAAAGGTAGATACAAATGGCCTATTTTAAATAGTGATATTACTCCATGTTCACAGACACTTAAAGGCAGTCACTATTCAACATACAATTGTGAAATTACTGATTTTTAGTTCTCAGAACTAGAGTTCCCTTTGTTTTTCCTCCCAGGCAAAGGAAAGCTTGATTTGCTCTGGGGTTGAGAAAGTTTACTGGCTAATAAAGTGAATGGTTCAATCAGAGTTTTCCGATCTGTAACAGTCACCTCCCACAGTCTCACTTTCTCACTTTTTGCCCACTGCTGTGCCACTTCAGCGTCCACTTGTCTCTGCTCAGAAAGGTCGATTTTGTTTCCTAATACAACAATTGCTACCTGAAAGAAAACGGATTGAAAAGATCATACTAGTACTTTGCCAACATCAGTTCCTGGGCAAAATGGAGACATAAGGAAAACTGTTCCACTTAACAGACCTGCTTCATTAAACTGATTCTCAAGTGTGACTGTATATTAGGGTATCACCTTACTCCTTAATGcgtttttgttaaaaatgcagatgctcggctgggcgcagtgactcatgcctgtattcccagcattttgggaggccaaggctcatggatctcttgagatcaggagttcgagaccaccctggccaacaggatgaaaccccatctctactgaaaataagaaaattagccgggcatggtggcatgcgcctgtagtcccctctacttgggaggctgacgcaggagaatcgcttgaacctgggaggcagaggttgcagtaagccgagatggcaccactgcactccaggctgggtgactgcacgaaactccatctcccaaaaaagaagaaaaaaaaaaaagcagatgctcTGTAGTTTgctaactgtaaaaaaaaaaaaaaaaaaaaaaaattagctcaggtATGAATGGAAGATAGACTTGGGAAATAGGCATCTAGGATACAGACTGGTTTCAATGAGTCTGTATTTCAGTTTGGCTATACTTGATGTATGAGAGATTTGCAACTATAAGACAACTGGAGCTGTGGGAGTTCTGTATCCATGAGAACAGGAATTGTTATGTTCACATTATTCCCAATACTAGACTGCTAAGGATCTGTTAAATGTATGGGCCAAAAAAGTATGTGCCAACAGGAACATTTTACACGAATGCTTACTATACACCAGGCACTAAAGGTGACCAGAATACAGCAGTCAAAGCTAGACCCCAAACCAGATTTTCAGATAGTGCCCATAAAGATTACACAGGATGCTGTGACAGTAGAGGAGGGGCAGCAAGAACTGTCATAAGAAGGCCCCTCTGAGGAACAGCAGTGAACTCATCAGACCTTGGAACCACTACCGTCTTCCTTCCTGTCTGTACGTTGAGCTTGAGCTCCCTGTGCTCCAGGTAAGGCCATGCCTTGCTGGCAGGATGAAAGTGGGCCCAGAGCTCCGGTTTTCTAGGGGGATCACATACTCTATCTCACCCTTCAAGCCCTCCTGTCATTCTTCATCACCCAGATTTTCATCTTCGTGTACATCCCCTACTGTGACTtccatctccctctcctcccaaCTGCAGAAACTCGTTCACTTTACCCCTTAGAATTCAGCAAGACTCACCCCCACTGCGTCCTCCACCTCTGCTTTGAATATTCCCTTCACCTTCTTTCCTAGTGGCCTTGCAGTCCTGCTTCCCCTATCATTCCCCTCCTACCACTACCACGAGGTTCAGGTAAGATGTCCTCCTTGCCCCTCAATGCTACCTCCAATGGTGTCCTCTAAAACCCCTGCAGAAGGCTGATGCTATCAGTCTGTTGTACCTACTAACCCTGGGCTGGCCACCCAACTGTTCCTCATCACAGAGCTGGCTCATGGTCAACCCGCCCTCGCCGTTACTCTGGTCATAATTCTTAGTGATTTCACTAGCTATGCAGACGCTGCTTCCAGTAACCTGGTCTCTCATTCTTTGACTTCTCCAGTGGTCTCATCATCCTTACCTCAGCCATCCACCAGTCCTGCAGTCATAtccttgctttttgtttgtttgtttgttttaaagagacagggtcccactctgacTCCTGCCTTCCCAGTCATGCCTAATGCCCCCAGTGCAAGAATTCCAGCCACCACAAGGACATACAACCTACTGGCTCTACTACCTTTATCACTGTCCTTCCACCCTACTCATGTCCTTAATTCCTCCCTACCCAgcttagattatttttattcactCCCTTGCCCCCATTGTCCCACCATATTCACCTGGCAAAACCCCTCCCTTGTTCAATTTAACTGTTAACCAGACTCTGCCTACACCATTTAGCTGAATATGGCCAGAGAAAAACATACAACCCTGCTGGCCCAGATCACACCACAGACCTCAAATGAACTGGCGTTCTCCGGcaaatgtattacattttctccatttacttTGTAATGAGACATCGCATACCTTGGTGCCCTTCTACAAGTTCCAGTATCTACTCTTCCCCACTTTCCTGTCACCGGATGACCATATTGTTTCAGTAAGATACGCAATTAGAAGAGAatttcagccgggcgtggtggctcacgcctgtaatcccaggactttggggggcagaggcggatggatcacgaggtcaggagatcgagaccatcctggctaacatggtgaaaccccatctctactaaaaatacaaaaaaattagccgggcatggtggcgggcgcctgtagttccagctacccgggaggctgaggcaggagaatggcgtgaacccacgaggcggagcttgcagtgagctgagatcacaccactgcactccagcctgggccacagagcgagactccatctcaaaaaaaaaaagagtatttccacaTCCTTCCGCCACCACATCTAACAACCTACCATCTTCCAAGCCCATTCACTCTGCCCTAAAACCCATCCGCCTTTACCTGGACAAGGATGTCACTCCAGCACTTAGTCCCCTCATCATCAATTTTCTCCCATTAGCATACAAACACAATGTTatctaaacaaaacaaatggccaggcacggtggctcatgcctgtaatcccaacactttgggaggctgatgtgggtggatcacctgaggtcagtagttcaagaccagcctgtccaacatggtgaccccatctctactaaaaatacaaaaattagccagccgtggtggtgaaaacgcctgtaatcccagctactcgggaggctgaggcaggaaaattgcttgaacctgggaggcggaggttgcggtgggccgagttgatgccaccgcactctagcctgggcaacagcgagattccatctcaaaaaaacaaaaaaacaaaaaaacaaggatgATACAACTATAGCCACAGGATGAATATTATTCATCAGTTACcaagaaaaaaaggcagggggtgggtaggtgtggtagctcacacctgtaatcccaacagtgtGAGAGGCTGAAGAAGCAGGactgtttgagaccaggagtttgagactagctgaacaacataacaagacctgtctctacaattaaaacaaacaaacaaaaaaaaaaaacagaaaaaagtctgGGTACTGATATGGAAAGAACTCCAAGATATGCTACATGAAAAATAGAAGGTACAAGATAGTATGTACCTGGtgtaagaaagggaaaaaaaggctaggcacatggtggctcacactcgtaatcccagcacttcgggaggccaaggcaggaggatcacttgaagccaggagttggagaccagcctggaccacatagcaagaccttgtctttacaaaaaataaaaataaaaataaaaattaggcaagcatggtgatgcacgcctgtagtcccagctacttaggagactgaggcaggtcactggagcccagaagttttaggctgcaatgaactatgatcatgccatagCTCCCcgccacagagtaagaccctgtctgaaataaggggaaaaaaaaaaaaaaaaggaggaaaaatattttttactgtagACTCCTATTTGcttgtatttatataaaaaaacttTGGACAACTGCCTCAAAactggtaaaaatatttttaaaagcatgcttAATGTATAGGATCTTGGTGGTTGAGGACAGATGTGGGAACCAGACTGAACACAGTCCCCATTTCTGAACCATGTGCAAACATTacttattcaattttttaaaaccaaacatgaaaataaataaatgcaacttAAACCATATCATGTCATTCCTTTGCCCCAAACCAGTGCCTTCTGATCTCACTAAAAGTGAAAAGCAAAGTGCCCTCATCACCTACAACATACCTGCTAGCCCACTCTGGCTTCACTGCTGATTCCTGAACGTGGCAAGCAAATTCCGACCTCAGATCCTTGGCACTAGCTATTCCCTCCACCTGGAGCACTCTTCCTTCCAGACATCAGCTTTGCTCCCTCCATCCTTACTTCCTTCAAATATCTGCTACAGTCACACAAAATAGCACCCTCATTCCCCATTCTGCTTTTCTACATAGCATCACTCTTTgtaatgtattaaatatatttatttactgtcTCTCTCACTCCAAAAATAGAAGTTTTACTGAGATATGGGCTGTTTTGTTCTCTAACACATTCCCTgtacctagaacaatgcctggcacatagtagttgctcaacAAGCATTCACTGAATTAATATGATTATGGGGATTGAAGAAGCATATGAGGAAGGTACTATTATTCTCcttttacatataaggaaactgaagcagaaaaGCTGAGAACCAAAGCCAAGATTTAAGTATCCAGTACATGAGTGTTCATTGACCTTTCAACTTCTGTGGGGCAGAGAGCGGTCTCTGGAGGATACCCAATAAATAATTACAGCATTTGCCTGTTTCGGTGGGAAAGATGGAAAATACGGGGGAGAGGAGTTTTCATGCCTTCTTACATCTTTTCAAAACCTTGTGAATATGTTATCTATTTACAAAGTAAATTagtattctaaataaaatatcaataaccCAGATGTCTTACAACAGATAATGGTTAAAAAGAGTTTGGTACATACCACGGTATACTACtcaccaagaaaaagaaatgaactactgatacatgcagtgacttggatgaatctccagagaatatgtgagtgaaaaaagccaatcccaaaagattacatattgtatgatttattttatttatttatttttttgagatggagtcttgctctgtcacccaggctggtgtgatctcaggtcactgctgcaacctctgcctcccagatttcaagcggttctcctgcctcagcctcctgagtagctgggattacaggtgcgcaccaccacaccaggctactttttgtatttttttagtagaaacaaagtttcaccatgttggttaggctggactcaaactcctgacctcatgatccacccacctcggcctcccaaagtactgggattacaggtgtgagccactgtgcctggcctgtatgaTATCTTTTAtgtcaggggtccccaacccctaggTCATGCACGGTACCAGTGCagggcctgttaggaaccgggccacacaACAGGAGGTGAGCAGGGAGTGAGTAAGCatgaccacctgagctctgcctcctgtcagatcagtgctGGCACGAGATTCTCACAGAAGCTTGAGAATCGAATTGTGAACTGCAcacgtgagggatctaggttgcacgctcttTCTGAGAATCCAATGGCTGATGATCTGAGGGGGAACAGCTTCATCCCCAAACCACCCCAACTTCATCTGTGGAAAAACGGTCatccacaaaaccggtccctgatgccaaaaagattggggaccactGATTTATGTAACAATCTTGAAATGACacaattatagaaatggagaccAGATTAGTGGTTACCAAGGGTTAAGTTGGGGGTGAAGATGGGAAGGAAGTGGGCAGCTATAAAAGAGTAACATGAGGGATCTTTGTGgcgatggaaatgttctgtgtcttgactGAATCAACACAAATACAGTGGTTATGATGTACTACAGTTTTGAAGATGGTACCACTGCGACAAACAGGTAAGGGATCTCTCTGTGCTACTTCTTAAAACTGCATGTGACTCAacaactgtctcaaaataaaagcttaacaaaaaaacatatgaaaatataagttAAGAACATCTAGCCagtactttttgttgttgctgtttgttttggtttttggttttcttctacCATCTAGCCAGTACTGTTAATCAGTATATTATCTGGTTCCCTAGACAATGAAGAGTCTGCCATGTGAAGATCTGGAGAAAGATTTGAGATAAGACAGTTTCAGGCAGGGAAACAAGCCATTGAGAAAGTTTAATAGGAGAACAAAACTATCatgttgaaaaaaaagaaagtagaccAGTGTCACCGGAGTATAGTGAGAGACAAGCAGATGATAAAGATGAGATGAAAAGGATAGGCGTGGGCCAGGTAATCTAAATCTTTACAGACCACTGTAAGGCATATGAATCTTATGTTTAAGTGGTATATGGGCAGAATCCAATAATTattagtttttgggtttttttttctcgGTAAGCCTGAAGACAAGAATCCTATGTACCCAAGGAGATAATAAAAAGCCcaaggaggccgggcacagtggctaacatctgtaatctcagcactttgggaggctgaggcaggtggatcacaaggtcaggagattgagaccatcctggctaacatggtgaaaccctgtttctaccaaaaatacaaaaaattagtgggcatggtagcacatgccggtagtcccagctactcgggaggctgaggcaggagaatcgcttgaacctgggaggcaggggttgcagtgagccaagatcgtgccattgcactccagcctgggtgaaagagagacgctctgtctcaaaaacaaacaaacaaataaaaaaaacccaaggAAACAGCAATACCAAAGAACATAAAATGAATTATGTAGTACTTCAGATAAGAAGTCATTAAAATTCAACTTGTACATTGTAACAAGCAAAAGGCAGAAAGTCAAATTCTGGTCCTGACTAAATTCAGTCAGTCCTGTATTTCTTgggttaagaaaaaaattctaggccgggtatggcggctcacacctgtaatcccagcactttgggagaccaaggccagcagagcacttgaggttaggagttcaagaccagcctggtcaacatggtgataccccgtctccactaaaaatataaaaattaaccgggcatagtggcacacacctataatcccagctactggggaggatgaagcaggagaatcgcttgtacctgggagtcggaggttgcagagagctgagatcgtaccattgcactttgcactcctgcctgggagacagagcgagactccgtctcaaaaaacaaaaaaagaaaagaaaagaaaagaaaagaaaaaaactgtaaaggGTTAAGGTTTTACAGATACTAAGAATACATTGTAACGATCTGAAAATAAACTACCCAAAAGTCTGTGCTATAATTTAAATGGTATTATAATTCACATTTGGCATTTTTATCCACTTGCCTCTTTTTTGTCTTTGAACTtatcaatttctttcttcagaaGCTCCACTCTTTGAAAGGATTCAAGGTTATTCACACTGTACACAAGAACAAAGCCatcagcaaatgaaaaataatgcttTGGCAGCTCCACGCCTTCCTGTAGACCTCTGGTGTCATAAAGATGTAACTGTTCTTTCACTCCTCGGTCTGTTTCCACTGAAGCCATGTACACATCTTCCATTGTTTCGCAATCTTCCATTCCTGggattaagaaaagaaattactcTTTTTGGCTAAGCCAGTGAACCGCTCAGTATTTTCTTGTCCCTTAGAAATTGGCTTTCTAGGTTTCCTATTTACCACATATAATAATcacatttctattttacttttttttgaaacagggtcctgttctgttgcccaggctgaagtgcagtggctcaatctcagctcactgcaacctccgcctcctgggctcaagggatcctcccacctcagcctcccaagtagtccctcccagctgggactacaggtgtcatcatgcccagctactttttgtagagacgggctttcaccatgtggcccaggctggtctcgaactcctgggctcaagcaatctacccactttggcctctaaaagtgctgggattacaggtgtgaggcactgcacctggcataaacaaaattctttaaaaaaaaaacttcttctgcataaaaacaaaaatccccttcttgtttatgatattttaaaaatgcattttaccaCTTTGTTTCATTTGTGCAAGTTTTATCTCTTCAACTAGTCTCTAAGTTTACTGAGTGAAAGGAACCATTTTGTATACACAGCAAATATTCAATAAGCCCTTGTTGATAAAGGAATTAAAGGGAGAAGATTAGCACTCTGAATTTTAATAAGAGTAGTGGAGAGACATGTGATAAGACAGGTAAGGTATAGTCCCAGTAATTACCTCCATATTTAAatatgaggccaggtgcggtggctcacgcctataatcccagcactttgggaggctgaggtgggcagatcacctgaggtcaggagttcaagaccagtctggccaacatggtcaaaccctgtccctactaaaaatacaaaaattcactgggtgtggtggcgggcacctgtaatcccagctactcaggaggctgaggca
This window of the Theropithecus gelada isolate Dixy chromosome 2, Tgel_1.0, whole genome shotgun sequence genome carries:
- the NKIRAS1 gene encoding NF-kappa-B inhibitor-interacting Ras-like protein 1, which encodes MGKGCKVVVCGLLSVGKTAILEQLLYGNHTIGMEDCETMEDVYMASVETDRGVKEQLHLYDTRGLQEGVELPKHYFSFADGFVLVYSVNNLESFQRVELLKKEIDKFKDKKEVAIVVLGNKIDLSEQRQVDAEVAQQWAKSEKVRLWEVTVTDRKTLIEPFTLLASKLSQPQSKSSFPLPGRKNKGNSSSEN